A single genomic interval of Streptomyces graminofaciens harbors:
- a CDS encoding TetR/AcrR family transcriptional regulator codes for MTAIEQTEAARPRGTRLPRRARRNQLLGAAQEVFVAQGYHSAAMDDIAERAGVSKPVLYQHFPGKLDLYLALLDQHCEALIQAVRGALASTTDNKQRVRATMDAYFGYVEDEGGAFRLVFESDLTNEPAVRERVDKVTNECAEAICEVIVEDTGLSRAESMLLASGLGGLSQVVARSWLHSDRSVPREQAVQLLASLAWRGIAGFPLHGIEQRD; via the coding sequence GTGACAGCCATCGAGCAGACAGAGGCGGCGCGCCCGCGGGGCACACGCCTGCCGCGCCGAGCCCGACGGAACCAGCTGCTGGGCGCCGCCCAGGAAGTTTTCGTGGCCCAGGGCTACCACTCGGCCGCCATGGACGACATCGCCGAGCGCGCCGGCGTCAGCAAGCCGGTGCTCTACCAGCACTTCCCGGGCAAGCTGGATCTCTACCTGGCCCTGCTGGACCAGCACTGCGAGGCCCTGATCCAGGCCGTACGCGGGGCGCTCGCGTCGACGACCGACAACAAGCAGCGCGTGCGGGCCACGATGGACGCGTACTTCGGGTACGTCGAGGACGAGGGCGGCGCCTTCCGGCTGGTCTTCGAGTCGGACCTGACGAACGAGCCCGCCGTGCGCGAGCGCGTCGACAAGGTCACGAACGAGTGCGCCGAGGCGATCTGCGAGGTCATCGTTGAGGACACCGGCCTGTCGCGCGCGGAGTCGATGCTCCTCGCCTCGGGTCTGGGCGGCCTGTCCCAGGTGGTCGCGCGTTCCTGGCTGCACAGCGACCGCAGCGTCCCGCGCGAGCAGGCCGTCCAACTGCTGGCCTCGCTGGCCTGGCGCGGCATCGCGGGCTTCCCGCTGCACGGCATCGAGCAGCGGGACTGA
- a CDS encoding DUF3107 domain-containing protein codes for MEVKIGVQHAPREIVLESGQSAEEVERAVAEALAGKSPLLSLSDEHGRKVLIPADRLAYVDIGEPTVRKVGFSAL; via the coding sequence GTGGAGGTCAAGATCGGCGTGCAGCACGCGCCCCGCGAGATCGTTCTGGAGAGCGGTCAGAGTGCCGAGGAGGTCGAGCGGGCCGTGGCAGAAGCGCTGGCCGGAAAGTCGCCGCTGCTGAGCCTCTCGGACGAGCATGGTCGCAAGGTCCTGATCCCGGCCGACCGTCTCGCGTACGTGGACATCGGTGAGCCGACCGTCCGCAAGGTGGGCTTCAGCGCGCTGTAG
- a CDS encoding ferritin-like fold-containing protein, with translation MRFMTTSDKPDNTADTAEATGIAAQDWETAAADPQYRAAVVDLLGALAYGELAAFERLAEDAKLAPTLLDKAELAKMAAAEFHHFERLRDRLAGIGEEPTRAMEPFVAALDGFHKQTAPSDWLEGLVKAYVGDSIASDFYREVANHLDSDTRGLVLAVLDDTGHAGFAVEKVRAAIDEDPRVGGRLALWARRLMGEALSQSQRVVADRDALSTMLVGGVADGFDLAEVGRMFSRITEAHTKRMAALGLAA, from the coding sequence GTGCGCTTCATGACGACGTCTGACAAGCCTGACAACACGGCCGACACCGCCGAGGCCACCGGGATCGCCGCCCAGGACTGGGAGACGGCCGCCGCCGACCCGCAGTACCGCGCCGCGGTAGTGGATCTGCTCGGGGCGCTGGCGTACGGGGAACTGGCGGCGTTCGAGCGGCTCGCGGAGGACGCGAAGCTGGCGCCGACCCTTCTGGACAAGGCGGAGTTGGCGAAGATGGCGGCGGCAGAGTTCCACCACTTCGAGAGGCTGCGCGACCGGCTGGCCGGGATCGGCGAGGAGCCGACGCGCGCCATGGAGCCCTTCGTCGCCGCGCTCGACGGCTTCCACAAGCAGACCGCGCCCTCGGACTGGCTGGAGGGCCTCGTCAAGGCCTACGTCGGCGACTCGATCGCCAGCGACTTCTACCGTGAGGTCGCCAACCACCTCGACTCCGACACCCGCGGCCTCGTGCTCGCCGTCCTCGACGACACCGGGCACGCCGGGTTCGCCGTGGAGAAGGTGCGCGCGGCGATCGACGAGGACCCGCGTGTGGGCGGGCGACTCGCGCTGTGGGCGCGGCGACTGATGGGCGAGGCGCTGTCGCAGTCGCAGCGGGTCGTCGCCGACCGCGATGCGCTGTCCACCATGCTGGTGGGCGGGGTCGCCGACGGGTTCGATCTGGCCGAGGTGGGGCGGATGTTCTCGCGGATCACCGAGGCGCACACCAAGCGGATGGCTGCGCTGGGCCTCGCGGCCTGA